The following proteins come from a genomic window of Ilumatobacter coccineus YM16-304:
- a CDS encoding class I SAM-dependent methyltransferase translates to MGRSGLGAARRSVALSAKGFMPEDEGDALHSAALTAVGDAPMLEVGSYCGRSTVWLGDAAEQTGRLLYAVDHHRGSEENQAGWEHHDTEVVDQRVGKLDTLPFFRATIHDAGLEDTVVAMVGRSPLLGAAWTTPLSFLFIDGGHGDEPARLDYELWTPHVAPGGTLAIHDVFPDPADGGRPPYEQIYLPAIESGRFVETGVTGSLRILQRVS, encoded by the coding sequence ATGGGCCGGTCTGGGTTGGGGGCTGCGCGTCGGTCCGTCGCTCTTTCTGCCAAGGGGTTCATGCCTGAGGACGAGGGGGATGCGTTGCATTCCGCGGCGTTGACTGCGGTGGGTGATGCTCCGATGCTCGAAGTCGGGTCGTATTGCGGGCGATCGACCGTGTGGTTGGGTGACGCTGCCGAGCAGACCGGGCGTCTGCTGTATGCGGTCGATCATCACCGTGGGTCCGAGGAGAACCAGGCCGGGTGGGAGCACCACGACACCGAGGTGGTCGATCAGCGTGTCGGCAAGTTGGACACGTTGCCGTTCTTCCGGGCCACGATCCACGACGCCGGGCTCGAAGACACGGTCGTCGCCATGGTCGGGCGGTCACCGTTGCTCGGTGCGGCGTGGACCACGCCGCTGTCGTTCCTGTTCATCGACGGTGGGCACGGTGACGAGCCGGCTCGGCTCGACTACGAGCTCTGGACGCCGCACGTCGCTCCGGGTGGCACGCTGGCGATTCACGACGTGTTTCCCGATCCGGCCGATGGTGGTCGGCCGCCGTACGAGCAGATCTACCTGCCGGCGATCGAGTCGGGACGCTTCGTCGAGACCGGTGTGACCGGGAGCTTGCGCATCTTGCAGCGCGTCAGCTGA
- a CDS encoding HNH endonuclease signature motif containing protein has product MDRNTIIECVEEAQRYAAGPTPEVVDAVRARRRQRSHELEAVWSVIDRGVYVSSGFRSATDWLATTSNESIGQCKTTIRLAVRIQNMPTVRSAFADGVLAESALRLLTEAWHADIADVFERDEALLLRWAVELPHKDFAMVLDTWRMHADPDREERTAQELYEKRSLHLSSMLDGLGRLDGTLDPEGLALVREAIRALSRPAELDQRTAAQRRADALVELARIALTTVNDDESEPSKRRKRNRPKVIATVEYSDLAANSGGGTIDTNHDRIVVPADTIRRLACDCGLHRMVTDPLGTVVDYGRQQRTITDQQFDRLVIRDHGCRWPGCGVPAAGCDGHHAEHWVDGGETHGDNLVLLCWHHHHFLHEQHWSIEPSGAGHFTLHEPNGQPHAMRPPLVGLALPTQPTLPVS; this is encoded by the coding sequence ATGGATCGGAACACGATCATCGAGTGCGTGGAGGAGGCCCAGCGGTACGCGGCCGGGCCCACGCCCGAGGTGGTCGATGCGGTTCGAGCACGCCGCCGCCAACGGTCGCATGAGCTCGAGGCGGTGTGGTCGGTCATCGACCGTGGCGTCTACGTCAGCAGCGGATTCCGGTCGGCCACCGACTGGCTCGCCACCACCTCCAACGAGAGCATCGGGCAGTGCAAGACCACGATCCGTCTCGCCGTTCGCATCCAGAACATGCCAACGGTCCGCTCCGCCTTCGCCGACGGCGTGCTCGCCGAGTCAGCGCTTCGACTGCTCACCGAAGCGTGGCACGCCGACATCGCCGACGTGTTCGAACGCGACGAAGCACTGCTCCTCCGCTGGGCCGTCGAGCTCCCGCACAAAGACTTCGCCATGGTCCTCGACACGTGGCGCATGCACGCCGACCCCGACCGTGAAGAGCGCACCGCCCAAGAGCTCTACGAGAAGCGCTCACTCCACCTGTCGTCGATGCTCGACGGGCTCGGACGCCTCGACGGCACGCTCGACCCCGAAGGCCTCGCCCTCGTACGAGAAGCCATTCGAGCGCTCTCCCGCCCCGCCGAACTCGATCAGCGCACCGCCGCACAACGGCGAGCCGACGCACTCGTCGAGTTGGCCCGCATCGCCCTCACCACGGTGAACGACGACGAGTCCGAGCCGTCCAAGCGACGCAAGCGCAACCGGCCGAAGGTCATCGCCACCGTCGAGTACAGCGACCTCGCCGCCAACTCAGGCGGCGGCACGATCGACACCAACCACGACCGCATCGTGGTCCCGGCCGACACCATCCGCCGCCTGGCCTGCGACTGCGGCCTCCACCGCATGGTCACCGACCCGCTCGGCACCGTCGTCGACTACGGGCGCCAACAGCGCACCATCACCGATCAGCAATTCGACCGCCTCGTCATCCGTGACCACGGCTGCCGCTGGCCCGGATGCGGAGTCCCCGCCGCCGGCTGCGACGGCCATCACGCCGAGCACTGGGTCGACGGCGGCGAAACCCACGGCGACAATCTCGTCTTGCTGTGCTGGCACCATCACCACTTCCTGCACGAGCAGCATTGGAGTATCGAGCCCTCCGGGGCCGGCCACTTCACACTCCACGAGCCCAACGGGCAGCCGCACGCCATGCGACCGCCCCTGGTCGGCCTCGCCCTGCCGACGCAACCGACGCTTCCCGTCAGCTGA
- a CDS encoding helix-turn-helix domain-containing protein: protein MRGVTSDPDLQPRGDELLTTGEAAKLLNCTRQHVVNLCDRGDLPFTTIGTHRRISRENVEALKTRTDRLSRDERRSLWLAYVVAGTIAANPDRTIGDALGNLHKMRPNSRGQAKKWLDEWERILNGSVDQILAALTDRSLRGRELRQNSPFAGALTDDQRLTALEAWRSHDVGNPRGRR from the coding sequence ATGCGTGGCGTCACGAGCGACCCCGACCTCCAGCCTCGGGGCGATGAACTACTCACCACAGGCGAGGCGGCGAAACTTCTCAACTGCACGCGCCAGCACGTCGTCAACCTGTGCGACCGAGGCGATCTACCCTTCACCACCATCGGCACGCACCGCCGGATCTCCCGCGAGAACGTCGAAGCCCTCAAGACCAGGACCGATCGACTGAGTCGGGACGAGCGTCGCAGCCTGTGGCTCGCCTACGTCGTCGCGGGCACGATCGCCGCCAACCCCGACCGCACGATCGGAGACGCGCTCGGCAACCTCCACAAGATGCGTCCCAATTCTCGAGGCCAGGCCAAGAAGTGGCTCGACGAGTGGGAGCGCATCTTGAACGGCTCCGTCGATCAAATCCTGGCAGCGCTCACCGACCGTTCACTGCGCGGGCGAGAGCTCCGGCAGAACTCTCCGTTCGCGGGCGCACTCACCGACGACCAGCGCCTGACGGCTCTGGAGGCCTGGCGATCGCACGACGTCGGCAATCCGCGGGGCCGCCGATGA